CGGCGCCGACTTCGTGGCGTTCGTGGACGACGACGAGACGGTGTCGCCGGAGTGGCTGGACGAGCTGCTCGACGCGCAGGCGGCCAGCGGCGCCGACGTGGTGCAGGGAAGGGTGGTGCCTTGCTTCCAGCCGGGGACCCCCGCCTGGCTCTCGGGCGCGTGGGTGTACGGGGTTTCGCTTCCCGCGCGGGGTACGCGGCTTCCCGTGGCGTCCACCAACAACGTCCTGGTGCGCGCCGGTCTGCTGGCGGGGGGACGGCCGTTCGACCCCGCGTTCGGGCTTTCCGGGGGCGAAGACTCGCTCTTCTTCCTGCGGGCCGCGCGCGAGGGGGCGCTGATCGTTTCCGCTCCCGCCGCGGTTGCTTGCGAGCACGTATCCCCGGCGCGGGCCCGCGTGGGGTGGGTGCTCCGGCGGGCCTTCCGGGGCGGAAACACGGCGCTGCACTGCGAGTACGCGCTTCCGCGGTCCACGCGCGCGCCGGCCGGGCGGCTGGCGCGCGCCACGCTGCGGATGGGTGCGTCGGTGCCGCTGCTCCCCCTCTCGGTGCTGCGGGG
This genomic window from Longimicrobium sp. contains:
- a CDS encoding glycosyltransferase family 2 protein yields the protein MTLPGAMPRVAVCIATFRRPEGLSALLASLGALAFSRRAAEVVVVAADNDARESARGVCREAAGSLPWPLHYVVEAERNIAGARNRAVARALEAGADFVAFVDDDETVSPEWLDELLDAQAASGADVVQGRVVPCFQPGTPAWLSGAWVYGVSLPARGTRLPVASTNNVLVRAGLLAGGRPFDPAFGLSGGEDSLFFLRAAREGALIVSAPAAVACEHVSPARARVGWVLRRAFRGGNTALHCEYALPRSTRAPAGRLARATLRMGASVPLLPLSVLRGRG